A region of the Babylonia areolata isolate BAREFJ2019XMU chromosome 10, ASM4173473v1, whole genome shotgun sequence genome:
ACTCATCCCTGTCACTCAACTCTCACTCACTTGTGAACTCTACTCATCAATTCTATCATTTTGAGGTTTATTGCTCTGGCTCGCAAAGAGATGGGTTGCTGAGGACTTGTGCTGTGGATCTTGCTGCCTGTGCATTATCTGTCTCGTGATCCACGTGCAAGGCAGGGTCCTTTGGTAACTTTTCTGGCCAATGAGGAAATCAGCGACAATGAGTAAGTGCACTTTCAGCCTATCACATGAAACTTCTGACGACTTATTGTGTGACATGATCTGTGACACATCTGTTCAGTACTGCTGCTGATGTCGTGATTGATTCTGAAACATGAACAAAATGTATCTTTCAGACCAATGCctcagcactgacacacaacaatTTAGTTATCACTGAATACTCTGTGTTATCTATCGTGTGCATGGAAAAGAAACGGCTGCTGCGCTGTGTTGGCGGAAACAATCACTTTCCAATAATTCTATCAATGCACAAAGTATACATAAGATTTCAGTGCTTCATGTTGGAGGAGAGAAAATTGTAAGCTTAATTCGTGTTCTGTAGCACAAACATTCCTATAGCCTACATATCAACATGTGTTCGAGAGAAATGTGTTACCACTGCTGTGTTGAACAAACATTCTGTAAGTTATCAACGCACTTCAATGGAGGAGAACTGTTCTCGCcaaagtatcatcatcatcatcatcatcatcttcttcctcttcttcttcctcattcccACAATCATACATGGTTAGTTTCTGAATTTAAATGTAAATGATAGCCAGCACGtatattcttgttcttattctttttatcatcgccaccatcaccatcaccaccaccaccaccaccatcatcatcatcattatcatcaccatcacgaccaTCAACATCATGTTTATCCATGAAGTTATCATTCAACATTACTCACCGCCATAGAGGTCTTTCCAGTGAGGGCACCCCCCTTCACTTCCAGGCCGTGACGGCGCCTTTCACCACTCTGGCCCATGCACGTTGGGCCACCCTCTGTTGCAGCCACGCCCCCCATTGTTGCCACGCCCACCACCCAGGTGGTGCTCTGGGCCGAACTGCCAGTCATGGTGGACAGCCCGGTACACTGCCATGGTGACTCTGGCGTCCACCAGACTGCAATGCTCTCCTTGCTGGATGTTACGGCCTGTGTGCAAGACATCATCACAGtcgtcacaatcatcatcgtcatcatcatcaccatcagcattatcattataagcatcatcatcaccacaatcgtcatcaccatcaccaccataacttttttcgtcatcaccaccaccattaccatcatcttcatcgttcTCGCCATAATCATCATCTGTTCAATTATAGGGTAGGTAGGCCCagttgcgaacgatccagtcaagCGACCAGcagtattgtacagataacaggttgtacgatcgtcaaacgtagctcttctgtttttcaaGGCTTTCTCCGATGGAATGCACCAGGAAAtgctcctctacttcttctttcaatgttttttcaacggttgaaatagcaggtttgcctgagggtaaatgcgaacgggcaagtctgatTGCGAACGACGGGTTTGGGTAGGCCTACATGTAGGCAATTAAAATACAAGCAGGTtgtgaactcattagacataagatattattggaacatcacaccggactgctgtattgttggttttgatcactcTCGCAAACAcgcaatagaacacacacaccactcaacacacccaaacacacccttttgagagcgctcagtaactgtgcagcatcattTGCAAATAGACGCAATCAAAATATCCTGTGGTCTACTTGCAAACGATACTATTTttgagattcctgtcaaaactggtTCTGATCTGTCAACAACATGCTTTTTAAATTCTCCCAGCGCTGGTAATgtacaattcattcaacatatccaataaAATCAGCtattcaaactgtgtcaaagttcaagtcctactaccccgttcccttgattttaggatttttaGAGCACGTTTGTGACCTTGGTCAGCAGTGGTGTGTGATTGGAAGAAAGAGCGTGGAAACAGCCGGAAACAGGTGAtgtttggttcttggaaatggacattcattaaggtatcagaacgaggtcgaagcaggCGTTGAGTTGTGAAATGTGTGATGAGAACGCTTCCACGTGGGGCATCACACAGCGATAAACGTTTCGcatgaactatttcaaacatgtgTTTCAAGTAACAACTGACGTCAAACACATAACTAGCAGCGTCATACACGTTTTATAATTAACAGTGTTAAACACCGTGCACATTATAACTAACAAGTCAAACGCGTCTAAATGTAGACGGCGTCAGATATGTCTCATGACTGATAATGCGacagtgtcaagtgtgtgtgtgtgtgtgtgtgtgtgtgtgtgtgtgtgtgtgtgtgtgtgtgtaagaaagataACCATAAACATATACTCCAAACAAACATTCAATCGCATCAACAACAACTATATACAACGACCCCATACTGTCctctataccaccaccaccaacaacaacgtgtacaccaccaccaccaccaccaacaacgtgtacaccaccaccaccaccaacaacaacgtgtacaccaccaccaccaccaacaacaacaacaacgtgtacaccaccaccaccaccaacaacaacgtgtacaccaccaccaccaccaccaccaccaccaacaacaacgtgtacaccaccaccaccaccaccaacaacaacaacgtgtacaccaccaccaccaccaccaacaacgtgtacaccaccaccaccaccaccaccaacaacaacgtgtacaccaccaccaccaccaccaacaacaacaacgtgtacaccaccaccaccaccaagaacaacaacgtgtacaccaccaccaccaccaccaacaacaacaacaacgttagcaccaccaccaccaagaacatcaacaacaacgtgtacaccaccaccaccaccaacaacaacgtgtacaccaccaccaccaccaacaacaacaacgtgtacaccaccaccaccaccaccaataacaacgtgtacaccaccaccaccaccaccaacaacaacgtgtacaccaccaccaccaccaccaacaacaacgtgtacaccaccaccaccaccaccaccaacaacaacgtgtacaccaccaccaccaccaacaacaacgtgtacaccaccaccaccaccaacaacaacaacgtgtacaccaccaccacaaccaccaacaacaacgtgtacaccaccaccaccaccaccaccaccaacaacgtgtacaccaccaccaccaccaccaacaacgtgtacaccaccaccaccaccaccaagaacaacaacaacaacgtgtacaccaccaccaccaacaaaaacaacaacgtgtacaccaccaccaccactaacaacaacgttaacaccaccaccaccaccaacaacaacgttaacaccaccaccactaacaacaacaacgtgtacacgacgaccaccaccaacaacaacaacaatgtgtacaccaccaccaccacaaccaacaacaacaacaacgtgtacacgacgacgaccaccaccaccaccaccaccaacaacaacaacgtgtacaccaccaccaccaccagcaacaacaacaatgtgtacaccaccaccaccaacaacaacgtgtatgccaccgctaccaccactaacaacgcgtacaccaccaccaccaaaaacaacaacgtatacaccaccaccaccgaaaacaacaacaacgtgtacaccaccaccaccaaaaacaacaacgtatacaccaccaccaccaccaacaacaacgtgtacaccaccaccaccactaacaacaacaacgtgtttcctaccacccccaccaccccaggtCCCGTCAGACTGCCTTGCTGCACGTGCAGAGTGTATACTGACCCAGTAGTGTGCTGGCCAGGCTCTTCAGGCTGACTTTGCTGGGAGGCCCGGTGGGTCTGACCCTCCGGTCAGCTGGAGGGCCGTGGCTGTGTCCCGTGTCTGGTCATCCGGGTGGGTCAGGCCCAGGACCTTCAGGTCCCCCACCCTGTCATGGACCACCAGCACCTTGTCCTggggacacacagcacacgtcacacaccGCACTGCTGTTACGTCATCGTCACGTTGTCGTCACTGCCAGACACAGGCTTTGACTGTACTTCATCATCAAGTCTCTGTGTCGTCACCAGCGATGTCACTGAGTTGATGTCACACGAAGCATACTTGAAAACGGCTTCAGTGTCGCAACTACGTCATCGCTACCACCATCAGTTGTTAACTTTCTGCCACATACTTTATCATGCTGTCTGTGACGTCTTGTGTCGTCACTACTGTAGCCAGGTTGGCTGCAATCTTCGGGTAAATCAGCCACGAGGAAATTACCTCCCCATAATCTCcaggtaaatcggtcacaagtgacTTACCTCCCCTTAATCTtcaggtaaatcggtcacaagtgacTTACCTCCCTTAATCTCcaggtaaatcggtcacaagtgacTTACCTCCCTTAATCTtcaggtaaatcggtcacaagtgacTTACCTCCCTTAATCTTCAGGTAAATCGGTCACATCTGCTTTACCCCCCTTCTCAGGGAGCATTACTTCTCATCAATTTGTTAGATTATGGACACTTCCCAAAACATGGGTTTATAGTTATTATGTTATCAAAATTCTGTAAGACTTTATTTTTGGGTTATAATGAGATCATTAGGTCAGAAAGCCTATAATACTTGTCAATCAATATTTATGTGAAGGAATTTTGGCGTGACCTTCGAAATCTGCTCAGTTGTACAAAataccttctacctgtcttcacttGCATACAGCATTATTTGACACGACCTTACCAGCCCTATTAGACTATCCCCATTATCTAATATCGTGAAACACGTTCTACACTGCATTATTAGTGATCAGCATCTGTGTTGTTACTGCCATCACGCACAAAACATACATTTAAGAGGGAAGAAGCCAGTAAAGCAATTATAAAAAGACTGGCAAATTTAATTGTATAGAGGTACGTTTTAGAATTGTATATCTTGAAATCTCATGTAAAAGTTTCAAAAGTCATAGTGCAACAGATGGAGCACTGCACTGTTATGTTAAGGAGGTTGGCCACAAAATGTTGCACCACGTTGTATGGCTGGCCATACCACTTCACGTGGTGCTCACTGATACTACTGTACTGAGTACAGTGGTCCATGATGTGTTCCTCCTCCTTGGGAGAGACAAATGTATCACACAGAACGTAGCCTGTGTGATCCACCATTGTAGCTCGACCTGAAACAGAGTCAGTTGTTACCATAGAGACAGCGCCTGACAGGTAAGGAAACAGTGGAGTGACATAATATGAAAATATAAAGTACCAGTGGGTGATCGAGGTTCATTGCTAGGTGACCTAATGAACTGCGTTACTTATGACCTGACCAAAACGGAATCATGTAAAAACAGTCTCGAAAAATCGAATGCAGTTGCGAATCAGATTGtatcaggcagagagagagaaggacgtaGAGAATGACGGAGCGAGAGAGAACAGCGAATGACTTACCCAAAGACAGGCCATGATTGGTCACGTACATCTCGCAGTCCAGTGCCACGAACGTACCAAGGCAGTCATAGGACATGAGGGCCGCCTTGTCCAACCCCTCCTGACAGTCGCTGCACTGGCCAGCGCACCTCTGGGTCTGGAACtgtgaccacatcacacacacacaatgtcatacATGTGACCACATCCTTACCTGCAGCCAGATCACATGATGTATATCTGTGGCCATATCACACACATAATGTACATATATGTAGCCACATTTTTATACATATTAATGTAACTGTGGCCGCATCACACACAATGTataaactttcacacacataatatatctgCTCACTACTCGCACTGATGTTACATCACACACATTCTCAACCACACACCTGTTGCCTGTAGAACACACactaaaatgcacacacataatccACACCTCAATAGAGGTGTCAAATATcctgttttacacaactacaggtgcaCCTTACCCaaggtgttttacacaactacaggtgcaCCTTACCCaaggtgttttacacaactacaggtgcaCCTTACCCaaggtgttttacacaactacaggtgcaCCTTACCCAAGGTGTTTTACACATACAGGTGTAAAGTCTCTACCCAGGGTGCTCTTAGATGGCATCGTTCAGGCCCACTTCCGTCACCCTGAAAACCAGTGAGAAGTCATTGGTGAGTCACGCTATCCTCAGAGGATGTGCAAAATAACAAAAATACCAGTGAAAGGTCAGAGGTCAGGTCGTCAGAATTCCCGTAAAAGAACACACTCACCGCTGACACTTCCAAATGAACGAAGTCAAAGTGAACGAAGGGAATTTCAGTAAAACAACACTCACCTGGTTACTGgacgtggagggggagggaaaggaggtggaTCGGAGgagaatgtggaggaggaggcacttagcagggggggatggggagggagagggggaggtg
Encoded here:
- the LOC143286662 gene encoding uncharacterized protein LOC143286662, with the protein product MDGKSICGGLGFERHPTHLVESGDPAAPMRVTEFQTQRCAGQCSDCQEGLDKAALMSYDCLGTFVALDCEMYVTNHGLSLGRATMVDHTGYVLCDTFVSPKEEEHIMDHCTQYSSISEHHVKWYGQPYNVVQHFVANLLNITDKVLVVHDRVGDLKVLGLTHPDDQTRDTATALQLTGGSDPPGRNIQQGEHCSLVDARVTMAVYRAVHHDWQFGPEHHLGGGRGNNGGRGCNRGWPNVHGPEW